A window from Brachionichthys hirsutus isolate HB-005 chromosome 4, CSIRO-AGI_Bhir_v1, whole genome shotgun sequence encodes these proteins:
- the arrdc3a gene encoding arrestin domain-containing protein 3a, with protein sequence MVLGKVKSFTVSYDYLNDSNVPVFSSGDSVSGRVIIEVTGEIRVKSLKIHAKGFAKVRWTESRNAGSNTAYTQNYTEEVEYLNHRDILIGHGRDDDNSEEGLTTIHSGRHEYAFSLELPQTPLATSFEGKHGSVRYWVKAELHRPWLLPMKTKKEFTVFEHIDINTPLLLSPQAGTKDKTLCCWFCTSGPISLSAKIERKGYTPGESIQIFAEIENCSSRMMVPKAAIYQTQTFYAKGKIKEVKQLVANLRGESLSSGKTETWSGKMLKIPPVSPSILDCSIIRVEYSLMVYVDIPGAINLSLNLPLVIGTIPLHPFGSRTSSVSSQCSISWLGMGLPERPEAPPSYAEIATEEQRRSSLDGPASREELDGPLFAYIHEFRFQPPPLYSEVDPNPDHASRTEERRLDACPSR encoded by the exons ATGGTGCTCGGAAAGGTGAAGAGCTTCACGGTGAGCTACGACTATCTCAATGACAGCAACGTGCCCGTGTTCTCCAGCGGGGACAGCGTCTCAGGGAGGGTGATCATCGAGGTCACCGGAGAGATCCGCGTGAAATCGCTCAAGATCCACGCCAAGGGGTTCGCCAAAGTTCGCTGGACTGAGTCAAGAAATGCTGGATCCAACACTGCCTACACGCAGAACTACACCGAAGAAGTGGAGTATCTAAATCACAGAGATATTCTAATCGGACACGGGAGAG ACGACGACAACTCCGAGGAAGGACTCACCACTATTCATTCAGGACGACACGAGTATGCATTCAGCCTCGAGCTTCCACAGAC ACCTCTGGCTACCTCTTTCGAAGGGAAGCATGGCAGCGTGCGCTACTGGGTGAAGGCGGAGCTCCACCGGCCTTGGCTCCTGCCCATGAAGACCAAGAAGGAATTTACAGTCTTTGAGCACATCGACATCAACACTCCGTTATTGCTG TCACCACAGGCCggcacaaaagacaaaacactttGCTGTTGGTTCTGCACCTCAGGTCCCATTTCCCTAAGTGCCAAGATCGAAAGGAAGGGATACACCCCAG GAGAGTCGATCCAGATCTTCGCAGAGATCGAGAACTGCTCATCCCGCATGATGGTGCCGAAGGCGGCCATCTACCAGACCCAGACGTTCTACGCCAAAGGGAAGATAAAGGAGGTCAAGCAGCTGGTGGCCAACCTGCGGGGCGAGTCGCTGTCCTCGGGCAAAACCGAGACCTGGAGCGGCAAGATGCTGAAGATCCCACCCGTCTCGCCCTCCATCCTGGACTGCAGCATCATCAGAGTGGAGTACTCCCTCATG GTGTACGTAGACATACCGGGGGCAATAAACCTGTCCTTGAACCTGCCCCTGGTCATCGGCACCATCCCGCTCCACCCCTTCGGCTCCCGTACCTCCAGCGTCAGCAGCCAGTGCAGCATTAGCTGGCTGGGCATGGGTCTGCCAGAGCGGCCCGAAG CGCCACCTAGCTATGCAGAAATAGCGACCGAAGAGCAGAGGCGGAGCAGTCTGGACGGACCGGCGTCCCGCGAGGAGCTGGACGGGCCTCTCTTCGCCTACATTCACGAGTTCCGCTTCCAGCCTCCGCCGCTGTACTCCGAG GTCGATCCTAATCCCGATCACGCCAGCCGCACAGAGGAGCGCAGACTCGACGCCTGTCCATCCCGCTGA